GTCTAGGCAGTGCTGGTGCAGAGTGATCCGGACGCAGCGGGGGCCTGAACCCTCAGGGACCGTGAGGGGGAAACAGGGGTTGCTGGAGTAGGAGGCGAAGTTCCGGCTGCCCCCAGCTGTCTGGCCGATCTTCCAGGAGCCCTGCAGCTGCACAGTCTCCCACTCCCCCGCCAACAGGGTctccccagggccagggctctGGACCACTGTCTTGATGGCACTGCCCGGGAAAGACAAGCACACGACAGGGGCTAAAGGCACCGCCTGGCCTGCCTCGGTCAAGGCAGGTGCACACAGGCCCCCAAAGAAATGGCCAGGCCCCTCACCTGAGGGAGACTCTCCCGCTGGAGAAGACCCGGAGCAAAAACTGTCCTGGAACATTCTTTAAGAAGGTGCTGGGGACGGCCAGGTAGTAGCCGGGGGTGAGCTCACAGCGGAGATGGACCTCGCGGTCATACGCATGGCACACAGTGCCAGCCACAGGGGGTGTAGACAGGATCCTGGGCAGGCTGACCCGCCGCTTCTCCACCTGTGGAGAGGAGGCCTGTGTGGGAACTCACAGagacctgccccaccctcctggcaTCAGGGCCTCTCCTCAAAGGAGTTAACACATGAAAGCACTCCACCTCCCAGGGGCCGGCTGAAAATGCCCATGACCCTGGGCTTCCACTCAGCCTGTCCCCTTGAGAGCCTGCAGGACCGGGACACACAGACGCAAAAGGGCTGTGCCCACGGCTACCGCAACCTGGGGCTGCTGGATAAAAGGCTTTCCAGCAACTCAGCAGGAAGAAAGGAACACAATGTAAGCCACACCCACAGAGGGACAGGGAACACTGTGCCTTCTGCTATGAGACCTTGGCAGGACATACAAAGACTAAAAAGTAGGCCATGGCAGCAAATAGGCAAGTTCCTGCACCAGCCATGCTCCTGTCCCCAGGACAGGCATCTCCATTGGGGGCCAGAGGGCTCCTTGCACAATCCCACAGGATCAGCCGTCACCATCCCCACCTGATAGGGAGGAGACtgagggcacagggagggtgGAGCGACCTCTCCAGGTCCCACAAGAAGCCAAGCTGGGCTCAGACCTCCACAAACACCAGCCTCCAGAGCCCCACCGACTCGGGACTTTGGTTCTGGTTTCCTTTGGCCCTCAGACACACCCGGGGCCAGGCCGGGAACCCAGTCCTCTCAGTGCTGGGTCTGTGGTAGCCCCAGCAGGCACATGATCCCCAGGACagccagggcggggtgggggggtgaggggaggcctgTGGGGCTCTTGTCAGTCATGCGTGTCCCAGCACTGCAGCTCCTAGGATTCAGACATCCATGTGCCTCCCATCTTGGACCCTGTACTTCAGTGAGTGGGAAGCTGGCCCAGCAGAGTTACCTTCCAGAGATGCAGACCCACGGCAGGGTAGTCCTTGCCCGGAATGCTTGCCGGGCTCCATACAATGTGGCTGCCCCCCACCGGCACCTGGGCCCGGCCGGCCCAGTCCACCGTGCGCATCCTGGGCCTCTGCAGGACGGCAATGTACACCTCGCTTGGTTCTGAGACCCGCAGCCAGAACTTGGGGTTGCTGGGAAAGCCGCTGTTGTTCCGGCAGCCTCCTGCGGACTGCCCCTGGACCCAGGCTCCCGGCAGCTCCTGAGTGTGGCTGAGCACCTTCTCTAGGGCAAGAGCACACCACAGGTCAGGCTCCCCATGCTCAGACACCAGCCTCCCCCACCGGGAGCCACCGCAGGGGGATGCGGACGCCTGCTCAGGCTTGACTTCAGAAATCAGAGTCCATTCGGGTGGCCGCAATGCACCCCCCGAAGGCTGCCCCAGGAATGGTACTGGTTACCTGAGTAGAGGCTCTGCAGATGGCCAGCCTCCGTAACCGGGTAGCCAATGGTGACCTCGTCAAATTCACGGAgaaactcctcctcctccacccagaaCTCCCCTTCCTGGAGCTGGGACAGCAGCTCCGCTGAGTCCACTGGGTCCACCTGGGTCCACCCTTCACCCCTGGCAGGAAACTCAGGTCAGCGGAGATCTCTCATCTGAGAGTGACAGCACTGATGGTGCAGTGGGGCAAGAGGAGCCAGAGGGGACAGAGGGTGTCCTGAGAGCCCTGTCCCTGAAGCACCTTGGGGCCAAACTCTGTGGCCCCCTTCCCACGCTTCCATTTGCCCTGGGCTGAACCTTCCTCAGGGCCATCACCTCTCTTCCTGCCACATGACCTGGATGAGCGAACGGGTCAGTGAGCAGTGACAAAAGGACATCTGCCCATCGCTTCAGGCATGGTTGCTCAGACCAAGTGTGGGATCTGCTCACCACCCTGGCCACCTAAGGGGACTGTCACAACGCCCTTGTCCATCAGTTACGGGTCTTAAAAGCCAAGCTGAGGACATAGCGTAGGCACCTCATAGGtcgctgtccctcagcctggctgggcgtCTACTGTTCCATGGGCACCCTCAGCACCAAGCACTAAGCCAGCCTCCTGGACCACCTGACGCCAAGCACAGACCATGTGGCCTTAAGGTTAAGGGGGCCTTGCTGGGAGCCAATTGAGCACTGTCCTGACCACAGAAACTACCATGGCACCAACCACAGCACGGGGGGACCAGGATTCCCCTCTGGgcctgcaccgccccccccccccccccgcttaaTGGCAGTGCCAACTGCACTCACCCCTCT
This Eptesicus fuscus isolate TK198812 chromosome 11, DD_ASM_mEF_20220401, whole genome shotgun sequence DNA region includes the following protein-coding sequences:
- the CAPN10 gene encoding calpain-10 isoform X8, which translates into the protein MRAPARELFRDPAFPASDSSLFSSFSTPLAQFRGDITWRRPQEICATPRLFPDNPQEGQVKQGLLGDCWFLCACAALQKSRHLLDQVFLPGQPSWLDQTYRGSFTCRVWQFGRWVEVTIDDRLPCLAGRLCFSRCQREDVFWLPLLEKVYAKVHGSYEHLWAGQVADALVDLTGGLAERWNLKNLASSSSQQDGSGSSELKTCWQLLSLKERCLISCSVFSPRAGARELGEFHAFIVSDLRELRGQAGQSILLLRIQNPWGRRCWQGPWREGGEGWTQVDPVDSAELLSQLQEGEFWVEEEEFLREFDEVTIGYPVTEAGHLQSLYSEKVLSHTQELPGAWVQGQSAGGCRNNSGFPSNPKFWLRVSEPSEVYIAVLQRPRMRTVDWAGRAQVPVGGSHIVWSPASIPGKDYPAVGLHLWKVEKRRVSLPRILSTPPVAGTVCHAYDREVHLRCELTPGYYLAVPSTFLKNVPGQFLLRVFSSGRVSLSAIKTVVQSPGPGETLLAGEWETVQLQGSWKIGQTAGGSRNFASYSSNPCFPLTVPEGSGPRCVRITLHQHCLDSDCHPIGFHVFQAS